In Flammeovirgaceae bacterium 311, one DNA window encodes the following:
- a CDS encoding lipoyl synthase (COG0320 Lipoate synthase): MIELPVISAEVTKPRKPNWLRVKLPVGKEYARVRKIVDENKLHTICESGNCPNMGECWGAGTATFMILGNVCTRSCSFCAVATGRPPEYDTDEPRRVAEAIKVMGVKHAVLTSVNRDELKDRGAEIWYQTVRLLKELSPETTIETLIPDTKGNWEALERMISAGQEVVSHNMETVERLYRQVRPQAKYARSLEQISRTKAYGKRTKSGIMLGLGETQDEVFKAMDDLVAHGLDILTLGQYLQPTRMHIEVAEFIRPEIFEMYKEEGLKRGLKYVESGPLVRSSYHAERHVNV, encoded by the coding sequence ATGATTGAATTACCCGTTATTTCTGCCGAAGTAACCAAACCAAGAAAGCCCAACTGGCTGCGTGTAAAGCTGCCGGTAGGGAAAGAATATGCCCGGGTTCGCAAGATTGTAGACGAAAATAAACTGCACACCATTTGCGAAAGCGGCAACTGCCCTAATATGGGTGAGTGCTGGGGTGCCGGCACTGCCACTTTTATGATCTTAGGCAATGTATGCACGCGCTCCTGCAGCTTCTGTGCTGTAGCCACAGGCCGCCCCCCCGAGTACGATACGGATGAGCCGCGCAGAGTGGCTGAAGCGATTAAAGTAATGGGCGTTAAGCATGCCGTACTTACCTCGGTTAACCGCGATGAACTTAAAGACCGCGGTGCCGAAATCTGGTACCAGACGGTTCGCCTGCTAAAAGAGTTATCTCCCGAAACCACCATTGAAACACTTATACCCGATACAAAAGGTAATTGGGAGGCCCTGGAGCGCATGATCAGTGCCGGGCAGGAAGTGGTAAGCCATAATATGGAAACGGTGGAGCGCCTGTATCGCCAGGTACGCCCGCAGGCAAAATATGCGCGTAGCCTGGAGCAGATCAGCCGCACCAAAGCCTATGGAAAACGTACCAAATCCGGCATTATGCTGGGCCTTGGCGAAACACAGGATGAGGTGTTCAAGGCCATGGACGATCTGGTGGCACACGGGCTTGATATCCTGACCCTTGGCCAGTACCTGCAGCCAACCCGCATGCACATTGAGGTAGCCGAGTTTATTCGCCCCGAAATATTTGAAATGTACAAAGAAGAAGGTTTAAAAAGAGGCCTGAAATATGTAGAATCCGGTCCTTTGGTACGTTCCTCTTATCATGCCGAACGGCATGTAAACGTGTAA
- a CDS encoding N-hydroxyarylamine O-acetyltransferase (COG2162 Arylamine N-acetyltransferase), with protein MNTAEYFDRIGFKESAVASLQTLEAIHLLHPQTIAFENLNPFTGLPVKLDLASIWQKLVHSKRGGFCFEHNLLLMHVLKQIGFQVRGLAARVRWNVPAETVTPRGHMLLLVEVQEQQYIADVGFGGLTLTAPLRLLANLEQHTSHEDFRLLNHEEEWELQALVRDQWQSLYTFSLQEQLLPDYELTSWYLCNHTNSHFRNGLIAARVAPAVRYALRNTDFAVHHLLQDTERRTITTLTELRSLLENTFGLQLSGIPDLDARLETILEKTPNVSAN; from the coding sequence ATGAATACAGCCGAATATTTTGATAGGATAGGCTTTAAAGAAAGTGCTGTGGCATCGCTGCAGACGCTGGAGGCCATTCACTTGCTCCACCCACAGACCATTGCCTTTGAGAACTTAAATCCTTTTACCGGGCTGCCGGTAAAGCTCGACCTGGCATCTATATGGCAAAAGTTGGTGCACTCTAAAAGAGGAGGCTTCTGCTTTGAACATAACCTGCTGCTGATGCATGTGTTAAAGCAGATTGGCTTTCAAGTAAGAGGTTTGGCAGCGCGTGTAAGATGGAATGTGCCTGCAGAGACTGTTACGCCCAGGGGTCATATGCTGCTGCTGGTAGAAGTACAGGAGCAGCAATACATTGCAGATGTTGGCTTTGGTGGCTTAACACTTACGGCGCCCTTACGCCTGCTGGCCAATCTTGAGCAGCATACCTCTCATGAAGATTTCAGGCTGCTGAACCATGAAGAGGAATGGGAGCTACAGGCCCTGGTGCGTGACCAGTGGCAGTCTCTTTACACCTTTAGCCTGCAGGAGCAGCTTCTGCCCGATTATGAGTTAACCAGCTGGTACCTGTGTAATCATACAAACTCACACTTCAGGAATGGACTCATTGCTGCCAGGGTTGCCCCTGCAGTACGCTATGCGCTTCGTAACACAGATTTTGCCGTGCACCACCTGCTACAGGACACCGAACGCCGTACTATCACCACCCTTACAGAGCTGCGCTCACTGCTGGAAAATACCTTTGGTTTACAACTAAGCGGTATACCTGATCTGGATGCCCGGCTGGAGACAATTCTGGAAAAGACTCCCAATGTTTCTGCAAACTGA
- a CDS encoding pectin acetylesterase, family CE10 (COG0657 Esterase/lipase), whose product MSSLLRASPIFTMKHFFPFLFFFLIVVTKSMSQSHEIPLWGNAVPNYLQTDEKELRENVEIVRISKVQQPAIEVYLPVKRNATGQAVVICPGGGYGVLAYDWEGTDIAKWLNTKGIAAIVLKYRLPNSRSVLVRHEVPLQDAQRALRLVRYRAKEWNIDPAKIGIMGFSAGGHLASTLGTHFDQKIASNTADAVNALSARPDFMVLIYPVITMKEPYTHKGSRNSLLGENPDQQLVDLYSNELQVKPNTPPTFIVHSTDDEGVPVENSLLFYEALRKNKIPAEMHIYPMGGHGYSLGLQHGYLKTWPDRLYDWLQNLK is encoded by the coding sequence ATGAGTAGCCTGCTGCGGGCCAGCCCTATTTTTACCATGAAACATTTTTTTCCTTTTCTCTTTTTCTTCCTGATAGTTGTTACAAAAAGCATGAGCCAGAGCCATGAAATCCCGCTGTGGGGGAACGCTGTTCCCAACTACCTGCAAACAGACGAAAAGGAATTACGCGAAAATGTAGAGATCGTCCGGATCAGTAAGGTACAGCAGCCTGCTATAGAAGTGTATTTGCCTGTAAAACGCAATGCTACAGGGCAGGCAGTGGTAATCTGTCCCGGCGGTGGCTATGGCGTACTGGCTTACGACTGGGAGGGAACCGATATTGCCAAATGGCTCAATACCAAGGGCATTGCTGCCATAGTACTGAAATACAGGCTGCCAAATTCCAGATCGGTGCTTGTTCGGCATGAGGTGCCGCTACAGGATGCCCAACGAGCCCTGCGCCTGGTGCGCTATCGCGCTAAGGAGTGGAACATTGACCCTGCTAAGATTGGCATCATGGGCTTTTCTGCCGGAGGGCACCTGGCTTCTACCCTGGGTACTCATTTCGATCAGAAGATTGCTTCTAATACAGCCGATGCTGTTAATGCATTAAGTGCCAGGCCGGATTTTATGGTGCTCATCTACCCGGTTATTACCATGAAAGAACCCTATACCCATAAAGGATCCAGAAATTCCCTGCTGGGAGAAAACCCCGATCAGCAGCTGGTAGATCTGTACTCTAACGAGCTGCAGGTAAAACCAAATACACCTCCCACCTTTATTGTCCATTCAACAGATGATGAAGGCGTGCCGGTAGAGAACAGCCTGCTATTTTATGAGGCGCTGCGGAAAAATAAAATACCGGCAGAAATGCACATTTACCCGATGGGAGGTCATGGCTACTCCCTGGGCTTACAGCATGGCTATCTGAAAACCTGGCCCGACAGGCTGTATGACTGGCTGCAAAACCTGAAGTAG
- a CDS encoding NADPH-dependent FMN reductase (COG0431 Predicted flavoprotein) codes for MKKILLFAGSNSSQSINRSLLEYAAGFLNPDDYTLLDLKAYNLPLYSTEIEHEGIPENARTLSSIIREHEVLIISVAEHNGSITAFLKNVLDWVSRAQKNYRVFDNNSVVLLSTSPGAGGGQTALAHAETIITRLGGTVVGKMSVPAYYQHVEVAAGTVYISNRELVRQFSVLIDKIVSLLEPAHSITEEKALA; via the coding sequence ATGAAAAAGATTCTATTATTTGCGGGTAGTAACAGTTCTCAATCCATTAACCGCAGCCTGCTCGAGTATGCCGCCGGCTTTCTGAATCCTGATGATTACACCTTGTTGGACCTAAAAGCCTATAACCTGCCGCTGTACAGCACAGAAATCGAGCACGAAGGTATTCCGGAAAATGCCAGGACACTGAGTAGTATCATACGGGAGCATGAGGTATTGATCATATCAGTAGCAGAGCACAATGGCTCAATTACTGCTTTTCTGAAAAATGTACTTGATTGGGTATCGAGGGCACAGAAGAATTACCGTGTCTTTGATAATAATTCTGTTGTACTGCTAAGTACCTCCCCGGGTGCTGGTGGTGGCCAGACTGCTCTTGCTCACGCCGAAACCATTATTACAAGACTTGGCGGTACTGTAGTAGGAAAAATGTCAGTTCCTGCGTATTATCAGCATGTAGAAGTAGCAGCAGGCACAGTTTACATCAGTAACCGGGAGCTGGTCAGGCAATTTAGTGTGTTGATTGATAAAATAGTTAGCCTGCTTGAGCCAGCACATAGCATTACAGAAGAGAAAGCGCTCGCTTAA
- a CDS encoding Crp/Fnr family transcriptional regulator (COG0664 cAMP-binding proteins - catabolite gene activator and regulatory subunit of cAMP-dependent protein kinases) yields MELSLIMDNVSKHIELSEEEKEFFVSLLKPRQLKRKEILLRPGEFARHTNFIVKGCLQVYTIDAKGAMHITIFAMEDWWISDLASFLSEKPATHFIDAIEQTHLLQLEKNDLEKLYRQVPKFERYFRILHQNAFVAQMNRLEQNLSLEAEERYRLFRQRYPALEHRISQKKIASFLGITPEFLSMIRRKQAES; encoded by the coding sequence ATGGAGCTTAGCCTTATCATGGATAATGTTTCCAAACACATAGAGCTTTCTGAAGAGGAAAAAGAGTTCTTTGTTTCTCTGCTGAAGCCCAGGCAGCTGAAACGTAAGGAAATATTACTACGGCCCGGAGAATTTGCAAGGCATACCAATTTCATTGTAAAAGGCTGCTTGCAGGTGTATACCATAGATGCGAAGGGGGCCATGCATATTACCATATTTGCCATGGAAGATTGGTGGATCTCTGACCTGGCCTCATTTCTTAGTGAAAAACCAGCCACACATTTTATCGATGCCATTGAGCAAACCCACCTGCTGCAGCTGGAGAAGAACGATCTGGAAAAGCTTTACCGCCAGGTGCCTAAGTTTGAGCGCTACTTCAGAATTCTGCACCAGAATGCCTTTGTTGCACAAATGAACCGGCTGGAACAAAATTTAAGCCTCGAGGCTGAAGAACGTTACCGGCTTTTCAGGCAAAGGTACCCTGCCCTGGAGCATCGGATTTCACAGAAAAAGATTGCTTCTTTTCTGGGCATTACCCCTGAATTCCTAAGCATGATCAGGAGAAAGCAGGCAGAGAGCTAA
- a CDS encoding putative redox protein, regulator of disulfide bond formation (COG1765 Predicted redox protein, regulator of disulfide bond formation): MATSKGLYSGNLRTQAVHQKSNTSLITDAPTDNNGKGEAFSPTDLVAAALGSCMATIMGIWAARHEIDLSGLNWEVTKHMSPDAPRRIVAIDVHLEWSGAALANPQQISALKAAALTCPVALSLHPDIKQNVTFGF, encoded by the coding sequence ATGGCTACCAGTAAAGGACTTTACAGCGGAAATTTACGCACACAGGCCGTGCACCAAAAATCCAACACCTCCCTGATAACCGATGCCCCCACTGACAATAACGGTAAGGGTGAAGCATTCTCTCCTACCGACCTTGTTGCTGCTGCGCTGGGCAGTTGCATGGCCACCATCATGGGCATCTGGGCAGCCCGCCACGAGATAGACCTTAGCGGCCTAAACTGGGAGGTTACCAAACACATGAGCCCTGACGCACCGCGCCGTATTGTAGCCATTGATGTACACCTGGAATGGAGTGGCGCCGCACTGGCAAACCCGCAGCAAATAAGCGCACTTAAAGCTGCCGCGTTAACCTGCCCGGTTGCCCTGAGCCTCCATCCGGATATCAAACAAAACGTTACCTTCGGCTTTTAA
- a CDS encoding transferase (COG0663 Carbonic anhydrases/acetyltransferases, isoleucine patch superfamily): MPLILPVKGISPRIGDDCFVADNATIVGDVVLGSGCSVWFNAVIRGDVNAIRIGDKTNIQDGAVIHCTYQKAATTIGSNVSVGHNAIVHGCTVEDNVLIGMGAIVMDHALVQKNCIVAAGAIVLEKTVCESGYLYAGIPAKKIKQLSQEQIDGLDKVANNYVMYSGWFTGKE; this comes from the coding sequence ATGCCACTTATTCTCCCTGTAAAAGGAATCAGCCCCCGGATAGGCGATGATTGTTTTGTTGCCGACAATGCTACCATTGTAGGCGATGTTGTATTGGGCAGCGGGTGCTCTGTATGGTTTAATGCTGTGATCAGAGGTGATGTGAACGCCATTCGTATCGGAGACAAAACCAATATCCAGGATGGCGCCGTTATTCACTGTACTTATCAGAAAGCAGCTACCACAATAGGCAGCAATGTATCCGTTGGCCACAATGCCATTGTGCATGGCTGCACGGTAGAAGATAACGTGCTCATTGGCATGGGTGCCATAGTAATGGACCATGCACTGGTGCAGAAAAACTGCATTGTAGCAGCCGGTGCTATTGTGCTGGAGAAAACGGTATGCGAATCGGGCTACCTTTACGCCGGCATCCCTGCCAAAAAGATAAAACAGCTTAGCCAGGAGCAGATAGACGGCCTGGATAAAGTAGCTAACAACTATGTGATGTACAGCGGCTGGTTTACCGGCAAGGAATAA
- a CDS encoding pyruvate/2-oxoglutarate dehydrogenase complex, dehydrogenase component beta subunit (COG1071 Pyruvate/2-oxoglutarate dehydrogenase complex, dehydrogenase (E1) component, eukaryotic type, alpha subunit) translates to MTFDRTNFSDEELQGIYEALLWPRMIEDKMLILLRQSKISKWFSGIGQEAVSVGAALALEPDEYILPMHRNLGIFTTRNVPFERLFAQFQGKKSGFTKGRDRSFHFGTKEHYIIGMISHLGPQMALADGIALAHKLEGEKKVALVFTGDGASSEGDFHESLNVAAVWELPVIFVVENNGYGLSTPSNEQFKFKHFVDKGPGYGMEAVQVDGNNILEVYGTISRLAGELRENPRPVLVEALTFRMRGHEEASGTKYVPQELFEQWGKKDPVDNFERFLTEEGVLTAEQREKIRTDISKEIEAGLQQAFAEPEPEASTTEEVGDMYAPWDQQVIEPASPQKEERRFIDAISDALRQSMQKYPELVLMGQDIAEYGGVFKITQGFVEEFGKERVRNTPLCESAIIGAGLGLSIKGHKAMVEMQFADFVTCGFNQIVNNLAKIHYRWGQHADVVVRMPTGAGTAAGPFHSQSNEAWFFHTPGLKVVYPSTPYDAKGLLNAAIEDPNPVIYFEHKLLYRALSEAIPTDYYTLPIGKARVVQEGDVLSIITYGMGVHWAKQVTAQLGISAHILDLRTLLPWDQEAVANAVKKTGKVLVLHEDTLTGGVGGEIAAWIAEHCFTWLDAPVMREASLDTAVPFAPPLEQNFLPKGRLVSKLEALKAF, encoded by the coding sequence ATGACTTTCGACAGGACAAATTTTTCGGACGAAGAACTGCAGGGCATCTATGAGGCCCTGCTGTGGCCCCGCATGATAGAAGATAAAATGCTGATTCTGTTGCGGCAGAGTAAGATCAGCAAGTGGTTTTCCGGTATAGGCCAGGAGGCAGTTTCCGTAGGGGCTGCACTTGCACTGGAGCCGGATGAGTACATTTTGCCGATGCACCGCAACCTGGGCATCTTCACAACACGCAATGTACCATTTGAGCGCTTATTTGCTCAGTTTCAGGGGAAAAAGTCAGGTTTTACCAAGGGCCGCGACCGTTCCTTTCACTTTGGAACAAAAGAACATTATATTATTGGAATGATCTCGCACTTGGGTCCGCAAATGGCCCTGGCCGATGGTATTGCCCTGGCACACAAGCTGGAAGGGGAGAAAAAAGTGGCGTTGGTCTTTACTGGCGACGGTGCTTCCTCCGAAGGTGATTTTCATGAGTCCCTCAATGTAGCGGCGGTGTGGGAGCTACCGGTAATCTTTGTGGTGGAAAACAATGGCTATGGTCTTTCTACCCCCAGTAACGAACAGTTTAAGTTTAAACATTTTGTTGATAAAGGGCCGGGCTACGGCATGGAAGCCGTGCAGGTAGATGGCAACAACATCCTGGAGGTGTATGGAACCATCAGCAGGCTGGCTGGCGAACTGCGCGAAAATCCGCGGCCGGTACTGGTAGAGGCGCTTACCTTTCGTATGCGTGGGCACGAGGAAGCTTCGGGTACCAAGTATGTGCCGCAGGAGCTCTTTGAACAGTGGGGCAAAAAAGACCCGGTAGATAATTTTGAGCGTTTCCTGACTGAGGAAGGGGTGCTTACTGCCGAACAGCGCGAAAAGATCAGAACTGACATCAGCAAAGAAATAGAAGCAGGACTGCAGCAGGCGTTTGCCGAACCCGAGCCGGAGGCCAGTACAACAGAAGAAGTGGGGGATATGTATGCTCCCTGGGATCAGCAGGTGATTGAACCTGCCAGTCCGCAAAAGGAAGAGCGAAGGTTTATAGATGCCATCTCCGATGCACTGCGGCAAAGCATGCAGAAGTATCCGGAGCTGGTGCTGATGGGGCAGGATATTGCCGAATACGGCGGGGTGTTTAAAATTACCCAGGGCTTTGTAGAAGAATTTGGCAAAGAGCGGGTGCGCAATACGCCCCTCTGCGAATCGGCCATTATTGGTGCAGGTCTGGGGCTAAGCATCAAAGGCCATAAAGCCATGGTGGAGATGCAGTTTGCGGATTTCGTAACCTGCGGCTTTAACCAGATTGTTAACAACCTGGCAAAGATCCACTACCGCTGGGGCCAGCACGCCGATGTGGTGGTGCGTATGCCTACAGGTGCCGGCACCGCAGCAGGGCCTTTCCACTCACAGAGCAACGAGGCCTGGTTTTTCCATACGCCTGGCCTGAAGGTGGTTTACCCTTCTACCCCTTACGACGCCAAAGGCTTGCTGAATGCTGCCATAGAAGACCCTAACCCGGTGATCTATTTCGAGCACAAGCTGCTGTACAGGGCTTTGAGCGAAGCCATACCCACCGACTACTATACCTTACCGATAGGCAAGGCAAGGGTAGTGCAGGAGGGCGATGTGCTTAGCATCATTACCTATGGTATGGGTGTACACTGGGCCAAACAGGTAACAGCCCAGCTTGGTATTTCTGCCCATATACTGGACCTGCGCACCCTGTTGCCCTGGGACCAGGAGGCTGTGGCTAACGCAGTAAAGAAAACAGGAAAAGTGCTGGTGTTGCACGAAGATACGCTTACCGGTGGTGTGGGGGGCGAAATTGCCGCCTGGATTGCCGAACACTGCTTTACCTGGCTGGATGCCCCCGTGATGCGGGAGGCCAGCCTGGATACAGCAGTACCCTTTGCACCGCCCCTGGAGCAGAATTTTCTACCCAAAGGGCGTCTGGTTAGTAAGTTAGAAGCGCTGAAAGCTTTCTAA
- a CDS encoding peptidase M16 domain-containing protein (COG0612 Predicted Zn-dependent peptidases) — protein MIDYKAFTLKNGLQVFVHEDNTTPMAAVNILYNVGSKDEDEHKTGFAHLFEHLMFGGSMHIGNYDEPLQRVGGENNAFTSPDITNYYITLPAENLETAFWLESDRMMSLSFDPKVLEVQRKVVIEEFKQRYLNQPYGDAWLKLRPLAYQKHPYRWATIGREIKHIEDATLDDVRRFFFKYYLPNNAIMVVAGNVNFEEVKSLTEKWFGSIPAGAPYQRQLPAEPKQTEARLATVEADVPLNAIYKTFHMPGRNDKRYYIADLLSDVLGRGKSSLLYQRLVRDTQMFADISGYVTGSMEPGLLVISGKLKPGFTHQQAEEEITAIISQVQEDVSEEELQKVKNQAESSLIFSEIELLNRAMNLAFSALLGDPDLVNKEAEYIQAVTAAEVKAMAREILVPENSTTLHYVAKQKA, from the coding sequence ATGATAGATTATAAAGCTTTTACACTGAAAAACGGCCTGCAGGTATTTGTGCATGAAGATAATACCACGCCCATGGCGGCGGTAAACATTCTGTACAATGTAGGCTCCAAAGATGAGGACGAACACAAGACCGGTTTTGCACACCTGTTCGAACACCTGATGTTTGGCGGTAGCATGCACATTGGCAACTACGATGAGCCGCTGCAGCGGGTGGGGGGCGAAAACAATGCCTTTACCTCTCCCGACATTACCAACTATTACATTACCCTGCCTGCTGAAAACCTGGAAACGGCTTTCTGGCTGGAGAGCGACCGGATGATGAGCCTTAGCTTTGATCCCAAAGTGCTGGAGGTGCAGCGAAAAGTGGTAATAGAAGAATTTAAGCAGCGCTACCTGAACCAGCCCTATGGCGATGCCTGGCTCAAGCTGCGCCCCCTGGCTTACCAGAAACATCCCTACCGCTGGGCAACCATTGGCCGGGAGATTAAACACATAGAAGATGCCACCCTGGATGATGTGCGCAGATTTTTCTTCAAGTACTACCTGCCCAACAATGCCATTATGGTGGTGGCCGGCAATGTTAATTTTGAGGAGGTAAAAAGTCTTACGGAGAAATGGTTTGGCTCTATTCCGGCGGGAGCCCCTTACCAGCGCCAGCTGCCTGCAGAGCCCAAACAAACCGAAGCACGCCTGGCAACAGTAGAGGCAGATGTGCCGCTGAATGCCATCTATAAAACCTTTCACATGCCCGGCCGCAACGACAAGCGCTACTACATTGCCGACCTGTTAAGCGATGTGCTGGGCAGGGGCAAAAGCAGCCTGCTGTACCAGCGGCTGGTGCGCGATACGCAAATGTTTGCCGATATTTCGGGCTATGTTACCGGCTCTATGGAACCGGGCCTTTTGGTAATCAGCGGAAAACTAAAGCCTGGCTTTACCCACCAGCAGGCCGAGGAAGAGATTACTGCCATCATCAGCCAGGTACAGGAGGACGTATCGGAAGAAGAACTGCAGAAGGTAAAAAACCAGGCAGAGTCATCGCTGATCTTCTCTGAAATTGAGCTACTGAACCGAGCCATGAACCTGGCCTTCAGTGCACTGCTGGGCGATCCGGATCTGGTAAACAAAGAAGCCGAGTACATTCAGGCAGTTACAGCAGCCGAAGTAAAGGCCATGGCCCGCGAAATTCTGGTACCTGAAAATTCTACCACCCTGCATTACGTTGCAAAACAAAAAGCATAA